A single window of Pseudomonas benzenivorans DNA harbors:
- a CDS encoding thioredoxin family protein has product MKVELLQLAGCDRCCDARLDLQAEAQRLLGAELEWREVDALVELDYAVELGVLSLPALAIDGQLVFASLPTPAQLAAELRRRLGERPDGA; this is encoded by the coding sequence ATGAAGGTCGAACTGCTCCAGCTTGCAGGCTGCGATCGCTGCTGCGATGCCCGCCTGGACTTGCAGGCGGAGGCACAACGCCTACTGGGCGCCGAACTGGAGTGGCGCGAAGTAGATGCGCTGGTCGAGTTGGACTATGCCGTCGAACTGGGTGTGCTGTCCCTGCCAGCACTCGCCATCGATGGCCAACTGGTGTTCGCTTCGCTGCCAACGCCTGCGCAACTGGCTGCCGAACTGCGCAGGCGACTGGGAGAACGTCCCGATGGAGCTTGA
- a CDS encoding cytochrome c biogenesis protein CcdA has product MELEALRLAITQGTLVAVGLSLMAGLFFSLSPLALAALPVPLAYVTRARSPQDAARYGLSFIAGMLAALALLGLLAGLGGGWVQDLLGRYWGLVLGPWLILLGLLWLGRIRLSLPAPGFKARRPSTAWGAFALGVPFSVAVCPVCAPALIVLLGAAAASGSPALGALLLASFAVGRAIPLAIATTAVGGLQQLQAVARFGQLYELCGGIGLVLTGLYLLNAYFRFLPALAG; this is encoded by the coding sequence ATGGAGCTTGAGGCGCTGCGCTTGGCGATTACCCAGGGCACCCTCGTCGCCGTTGGCCTGAGCCTCATGGCGGGTCTGTTCTTCAGCCTGAGTCCCCTGGCTTTGGCGGCGCTGCCGGTGCCGCTCGCTTATGTCACCCGTGCCCGTTCGCCTCAGGATGCCGCTCGCTATGGCCTGAGTTTCATCGCCGGCATGCTCGCGGCCCTGGCTCTGCTGGGCCTGTTGGCCGGCTTGGGCGGTGGCTGGGTGCAGGATTTGCTGGGGCGCTATTGGGGTCTTGTCCTTGGACCCTGGCTGATCCTGCTTGGGCTACTGTGGTTGGGTCGAATCAGGCTGTCCTTGCCTGCCCCGGGCTTCAAGGCCAGACGACCCAGCACGGCCTGGGGCGCTTTTGCACTGGGCGTACCGTTCTCGGTGGCGGTGTGCCCGGTGTGCGCGCCGGCGCTGATCGTCCTGCTGGGAGCAGCCGCCGCAAGTGGATCACCGGCATTGGGCGCACTGCTGCTGGCCAGTTTCGCCGTGGGTCGTGCAATACCGCTGGCGATCGCGACCACGGCTGTCGGAGGGCTGCAACAGTTGCAAGCGGTGGCTCGATTCGGCCAGCTCTACGAGCTGTGCGGCGGCATTGGCTTGGTGCTGACCGGGCTGTACCTGCTCAACGCCTATTTCAGGTTCCTGCCCGCACTGGCGGGTTAG
- a CDS encoding heavy-metal-associated domain-containing protein, which yields MKTLNMKSLLTLLLCLPVLAWGIQRQVVEIEVRGLTCPFCVYGLSQNLNKVPGVDKAEVDLDARRARIELSPGQTPNIEQFRAIIRDAGFTPGEARVHSEELSP from the coding sequence ATGAAAACGCTCAATATGAAATCACTGCTTACCCTGCTGCTATGCCTGCCAGTTCTGGCCTGGGGCATCCAGCGTCAGGTGGTAGAGATCGAGGTACGCGGCCTTACCTGCCCGTTCTGCGTCTACGGCTTGTCGCAAAACCTCAACAAGGTGCCAGGCGTAGACAAGGCCGAGGTCGATCTCGACGCACGCCGTGCCCGGATCGAGCTGAGCCCAGGACAGACGCCCAACATCGAGCAGTTCAGAGCCATCATCCGCGACGCCGGTTTCACCCCGGGCGAGGCCCGAGTGCATAGCGAGGAGCTGAGCCCATGA
- a CDS encoding LasR-specific antiactivator QslA, producing the protein MSKGVVTLLPPHDGHPGMEINWAADCRPAFNRGVSFAQTWLDNTRSGWLWAAMIAERDHLPRAIERRAFEVGFLSRIHQRLCSPRCGVEPLRDVTLSL; encoded by the coding sequence ATGAGCAAAGGTGTCGTCACCCTGCTGCCGCCGCACGACGGCCATCCCGGCATGGAAATCAACTGGGCTGCGGACTGTCGTCCGGCCTTCAACCGAGGCGTCAGCTTTGCCCAGACCTGGCTCGACAACACCCGCAGTGGTTGGCTCTGGGCGGCGATGATCGCCGAGCGCGATCACCTGCCCCGGGCCATCGAGCGCCGCGCTTTCGAGGTGGGTTTTCTCAGCCGCATCCACCAGCGCCTGTGCTCACCCCGCTGCGGGGTGGAGCCGCTCAGGGATGTAACCCTGAGTCTCTAG
- a CDS encoding antirestriction protein ArdA — protein sequence MSEEIRIFVADLAAYNAGHLHGVWIDATLELDAIRAQVDAMLAASPVEGAEEYAIHDFEGFDGYRLGEYAGLESAHEIACFIEEYPAFGGALLAHFNDLEHARKAAEEDYCGCYSSLADYAQELTEETSSIPQHLALYIDYRAMARDLEMGGDVFTLETGFEQVHVFRNR from the coding sequence ATGAGCGAAGAAATCAGGATTTTTGTAGCCGACCTGGCCGCCTACAACGCCGGTCACCTGCATGGCGTCTGGATCGATGCCACCCTGGAGCTGGACGCCATCCGGGCGCAGGTCGACGCCATGCTGGCAGCCTCGCCGGTCGAGGGTGCGGAGGAATACGCCATCCACGACTTCGAGGGCTTCGACGGCTATCGCCTCGGTGAATACGCAGGCCTGGAGAGCGCCCACGAGATCGCTTGCTTTATCGAGGAGTACCCCGCGTTCGGCGGCGCCCTGCTCGCCCACTTCAACGACCTGGAGCACGCGCGCAAGGCGGCCGAGGAAGACTACTGCGGCTGCTACAGCTCGCTGGCCGACTACGCCCAGGAGCTGACAGAGGAAACTAGCAGCATTCCCCAGCACCTGGCCCTCTACATCGACTACCGCGCCATGGCTCGCGACCTGGAGATGGGCGGCGATGTGTTCACCCTGGAGACCGGCTTCGAGCAGGTGCACGTGTTCCGGAATCGCTAG
- a CDS encoding helix-turn-helix transcriptional regulator — protein sequence MSRSPELSRHPQPIDLDAPLHRKAGPTAHALRPVERASEALTPQACPSPRYLTNHEAAAFLRLSPRTLEKQRVIGGGPRFHKFGRRVMYALADLEAWAGERSFETTFDPEYLDRHPGAQRDEQ from the coding sequence ATGTCGCGCTCACCCGAGCTTTCCCGTCACCCGCAGCCCATCGATCTCGACGCCCCGCTGCACCGCAAAGCCGGCCCCACGGCCCACGCCCTGAGACCCGTAGAGCGCGCCAGTGAAGCGCTCACGCCCCAGGCCTGCCCTTCCCCGCGCTACCTCACCAACCACGAAGCCGCGGCCTTCCTGCGCCTGTCGCCGCGCACCCTGGAGAAGCAGCGGGTGATCGGCGGCGGGCCGCGTTTCCACAAGTTCGGTCGACGGGTGATGTATGCGCTGGCCGATCTCGAGGCCTGGGCCGGTGAGCGCAGTTTCGAGACCACCTTCGACCCCGAGTACCTCGACCGCCACCCGGGAGCCCAGCGTGATGAGCAGTGA
- a CDS encoding replication initiator protein A codes for MNRDVRALPAQSGQLELFRALPGDLAPRDAQDLMAHPFFSLAKSRRTVPIDFRSGEVRVRVEGTLEHGIATIWDADILIWAASQLVEARDAGIPTSRLMRATPYQILRFIGRGTSLRDYQRLKAALDRLQSTSVATSLRAPSGRRLHRFSWINEWKELAAADGRPLGIELILPDWFYRGVLDQALVLTIDPAYFRLTGGIERWLYRLVRKHGGKQKDGWQFDFRHLHRKSGSSARYSDFAKDLRALVVRQSLPGYRLEVVRLCPSTELLSFRAVP; via the coding sequence ATGAATCGCGACGTACGTGCCCTGCCTGCGCAGAGCGGGCAACTGGAGCTGTTTCGTGCCCTGCCGGGCGATCTGGCGCCGCGCGACGCCCAGGACCTGATGGCGCACCCGTTCTTCTCCCTGGCCAAGTCACGCCGTACGGTGCCCATCGACTTTCGCTCGGGCGAAGTGAGGGTGCGCGTGGAAGGCACGCTGGAACATGGCATCGCCACGATCTGGGATGCCGACATCCTGATCTGGGCGGCCAGCCAGCTGGTCGAGGCGCGCGATGCAGGCATCCCCACCTCGCGACTGATGCGCGCCACGCCCTACCAGATCCTGCGCTTCATCGGCCGCGGCACCTCGTTGCGCGACTACCAGCGCCTCAAGGCCGCCCTGGATCGGCTGCAGTCGACCAGCGTGGCCACCTCGCTTCGCGCGCCCAGCGGCCGACGCCTGCACCGCTTTTCCTGGATCAACGAGTGGAAGGAGCTGGCCGCGGCGGATGGCCGGCCGCTGGGCATCGAGCTGATCCTGCCGGACTGGTTCTACCGCGGGGTGCTGGATCAGGCCCTGGTGCTGACCATCGACCCGGCCTACTTCCGCCTCACCGGCGGCATCGAGCGCTGGCTGTACCGCCTGGTGCGCAAGCATGGCGGCAAGCAGAAGGACGGCTGGCAGTTCGACTTTCGCCACCTGCACCGCAAGTCGGGGAGCTCGGCGCGCTATTCGGACTTCGCCAAGGATCTGCGCGCGCTGGTCGTTCGTCAGTCGCTGCCGGGGTATCGCCTGGAGGTTGTGCGCCTGTGTCCCTCGACCGAACTGCTGAGCTTCCGGGCCGTGCCGTAG